Proteins encoded together in one Stigmatella aurantiaca window:
- a CDS encoding alpha/beta hydrolase family protein translates to MDPLWMLEAPPPAADARLAYGSGEHHFGELRLPPGPGPHPTVLVVHGGFWRARYGLEHVGHLCADLARRGFATWSLEYRRVGHPGGGWPGTLEDVVQGAAHLCTLASTWPLDLNRVVGLGHSAGGHLVLCLAARHGDTGLPPLRGVVPLAAVSDVVRVQELGLGDGIVETFFGGTPAQVPGHYRLGSPFALAPLGVRQILLHGALDDIIPLALSERYQAHAAALGDDVQLIPLPQAAHFEVINPLAPEWEQVVEALRALL, encoded by the coding sequence ATGGACCCTCTCTGGATGCTCGAGGCGCCGCCCCCGGCGGCGGACGCGCGGCTGGCCTATGGCAGCGGCGAACACCACTTCGGCGAGCTGCGCCTGCCCCCGGGCCCGGGCCCCCACCCCACCGTGCTGGTGGTGCATGGGGGCTTCTGGCGCGCCCGGTACGGCCTGGAGCACGTGGGCCACCTGTGCGCGGACCTGGCCCGGCGGGGCTTCGCGACCTGGAGCCTGGAGTACCGGCGCGTGGGCCACCCGGGAGGCGGCTGGCCCGGCACGCTGGAGGATGTCGTCCAGGGGGCCGCCCACCTGTGCACCCTGGCGAGCACGTGGCCCCTGGACCTGAACCGGGTGGTGGGGCTGGGCCACTCGGCGGGCGGCCACCTCGTCCTGTGTCTCGCCGCGCGCCACGGGGACACCGGCCTTCCCCCCCTGCGGGGCGTCGTGCCGCTCGCGGCGGTCTCGGACGTGGTGCGCGTCCAGGAGCTGGGCCTGGGCGATGGCATCGTCGAGACCTTCTTCGGGGGCACCCCCGCGCAGGTCCCCGGGCACTACCGGCTCGGCTCCCCCTTCGCGCTCGCGCCGCTCGGCGTGCGCCAGATCCTCCTCCATGGGGCCCTGGACGACATCATTCCGTTGGCGCTCAGCGAGCGATACCAGGCGCACGCCGCCGCCCTGGGAGATGACGTCCAGCTCATCCCCCTGCCCCAGGCCGCGCACTTCGAGGTCATCAACCCCCTCGCCCCGGAATGGGAGCAGGTGGTGGAGGCCCTCCGCGCCCTGCTGTGA
- a CDS encoding Crp/Fnr family transcriptional regulator, with translation MDATALKKVALFEGLTQGQLAKVASIAHPRTYPRGAFLFREGETGREMFIVTGGKVRISKNVPGIGEEALGILEEGQYFGEMSVITDNPRSADAIAHTECAVWVIQRDLLDQLMFTDKELAYVLLWTFVRTLSDRLRESNDRLKLFFATSRF, from the coding sequence ATGGATGCCACAGCCCTTAAAAAGGTTGCGCTCTTCGAGGGCTTGACCCAGGGCCAGCTTGCCAAGGTGGCCTCCATCGCCCATCCACGCACCTACCCCCGGGGGGCTTTTTTGTTCCGGGAGGGCGAGACCGGCCGGGAGATGTTCATCGTCACCGGCGGCAAGGTGCGCATCTCCAAGAACGTGCCCGGCATTGGCGAGGAAGCCCTCGGCATCCTGGAAGAAGGCCAGTATTTCGGGGAAATGTCCGTCATCACGGATAACCCGCGCTCGGCGGATGCCATCGCCCACACGGAGTGCGCGGTGTGGGTCATCCAGCGGGACTTGCTGGACCAGCTGATGTTCACCGACAAGGAGCTGGCCTACGTGCTGCTCTGGACCTTCGTCCGCACGCTGTCGGACCGGCTCCGGGAGAGCAACGACCGGCTGAAGCTCTTCTTCGCCACCTCCCGCTTCTAG
- a CDS encoding trans-sulfuration enzyme family protein: protein MSSKRMKTVAVHAGSRLADSKSQPLVPAIHMSTVGWFDSSEDLDGALDGKDYVYSRISAQNTALLEEAVAALEGAEGCVSYASGMAALRAVFEAQNLQRGDRVLMPGDGYGVTRALYKALCARQGVELHALSLSEASAPARIAELRPKLVLAESITNPLLSVPDIRALARACEQVGAALAVDATFPSPYGQRALSLGAHYAVQSATKWLNGHSDALVGTVSASRERLAPLRSMRLLAGDVLGPFEAWLTLRGLRTLPVRMKAHCEHAAHVARRLAESPLLERVYYPGLPSHPDHAVAQAVLEGGFGPMVAFEIKGANRAASFRVLEALRVARPGPSLGDVCTLVMHAASASARRMTPEERAAAGIRENLIRVSVGLEDPDDIVEDLLGAVERRNTP from the coding sequence ATGAGCTCGAAGCGGATGAAGACGGTGGCGGTGCACGCGGGCAGCCGGCTGGCGGACAGCAAGTCCCAGCCGCTGGTGCCCGCCATCCACATGTCCACCGTGGGCTGGTTCGACAGCAGCGAGGACCTGGACGGGGCGCTGGACGGCAAGGACTACGTCTACTCGCGCATCAGCGCCCAGAACACCGCGCTCCTGGAGGAGGCGGTGGCGGCGCTGGAGGGCGCGGAAGGCTGCGTCTCCTACGCCAGCGGCATGGCGGCCCTGCGCGCGGTGTTCGAGGCGCAGAACCTCCAGCGGGGGGACCGGGTACTCATGCCCGGGGATGGGTATGGCGTCACGCGCGCGCTCTACAAGGCCCTGTGCGCCCGCCAGGGCGTGGAGCTCCATGCGCTGTCCCTGTCCGAGGCGAGCGCCCCCGCGCGCATCGCCGAGCTGCGGCCGAAGCTCGTGCTCGCCGAGAGCATCACCAACCCGCTCTTGTCCGTGCCGGACATCCGCGCCCTGGCGCGGGCCTGTGAGCAGGTGGGCGCCGCGCTCGCGGTGGATGCCACCTTCCCGTCTCCGTATGGGCAGCGAGCCCTCTCGCTCGGGGCGCACTACGCCGTCCAGTCCGCGACGAAGTGGCTCAACGGGCACAGCGATGCGCTGGTGGGCACGGTGAGCGCCTCGCGCGAGCGGCTCGCCCCCCTGCGGTCCATGCGCCTGCTGGCCGGGGATGTGCTGGGGCCGTTCGAGGCCTGGCTCACCCTGCGCGGCCTGCGCACGTTGCCGGTGCGCATGAAGGCCCACTGCGAGCACGCGGCGCACGTGGCCCGGCGCCTGGCGGAGTCCCCGCTGCTGGAGCGGGTCTATTACCCCGGGTTGCCTTCCCATCCGGACCACGCCGTGGCCCAGGCGGTGCTGGAGGGCGGGTTCGGGCCCATGGTGGCCTTTGAAATCAAGGGTGCGAACCGGGCTGCCTCCTTCCGCGTCCTGGAGGCGCTGCGGGTGGCGCGGCCGGGGCCTTCGCTGGGGGACGTGTGCACGCTGGTGATGCACGCGGCCAGCGCCAGCGCGCGCCGGATGACGCCCGAGGAGCGCGCGGCGGCCGGGATTCGCGAGAATCTCATCCGCGTGTCCGTGGGGCTGGAGGACCCGGACGACATCGTGGAGGACCTGCTCGGCGCGGTGGAACGGAGGAATACGCCGTGA
- the trxB gene encoding thioredoxin-disulfide reductase, producing the protein MADEKINKVTIIGSGPAGYTAAVYAARANLEPVIFAGGPTMEDPQRVPGGQLMVTTEVENYPGFPEGITGPELMERFQKQAERFGTQIHMENVVKVDFSSRPFLIQGESASYRSESVIIATGASAKWLNVKGEDLYKNRGVSACATCDGAFFKKQDVLVVGGGDTAMEEATYLAKIVNHVTLLHRRDTLRASKIMQERVLKNPKISVMWNSAVDEVVGNEKGMTGAVVRNLKTNDTQLLNATGLFVAIGHTPNTHLFQGVLETHPNGYLKTHPGSARTNVEGVFACGDVQDSVYRQAITAAGTGCMAAIEAERWLIEQGK; encoded by the coding sequence GTGGCGGACGAGAAGATCAACAAGGTCACCATCATTGGCTCGGGGCCCGCGGGCTACACCGCGGCCGTCTACGCGGCCCGGGCCAATCTGGAGCCGGTGATATTCGCGGGTGGCCCCACCATGGAGGACCCGCAGCGGGTGCCCGGCGGCCAGCTCATGGTCACCACGGAGGTGGAGAACTACCCAGGCTTCCCCGAGGGCATCACCGGGCCGGAGCTGATGGAGCGCTTCCAGAAGCAGGCCGAGCGCTTTGGCACCCAGATTCACATGGAGAACGTCGTCAAGGTGGACTTCTCGTCGCGGCCCTTCCTCATCCAGGGCGAGAGCGCGAGCTACCGCTCGGAGTCGGTCATCATCGCCACGGGCGCCTCCGCCAAGTGGCTGAACGTCAAGGGCGAGGACCTCTACAAGAACCGGGGCGTGTCCGCGTGCGCCACGTGTGACGGGGCCTTCTTCAAGAAGCAGGACGTGCTGGTGGTGGGCGGCGGCGACACGGCCATGGAGGAGGCCACCTACCTGGCGAAGATCGTCAACCACGTCACCCTGCTGCACCGCCGGGACACGCTGCGCGCCTCGAAGATCATGCAGGAGCGCGTGCTGAAGAACCCGAAGATCTCCGTCATGTGGAACAGCGCCGTGGACGAGGTGGTGGGCAACGAGAAGGGGATGACGGGCGCGGTGGTGCGCAACCTGAAGACGAACGACACCCAGCTGCTCAACGCCACGGGCCTGTTCGTCGCCATCGGGCACACGCCCAACACGCACCTCTTCCAGGGCGTGCTGGAGACGCACCCGAACGGCTACCTGAAGACGCACCCGGGCTCGGCGCGCACCAACGTGGAGGGCGTCTTCGCCTGCGGCGATGTGCAGGACAGCGTCTACCGGCAGGCCATCACCGCGGCGGGCACCGGCTGCATGGCGGCCATCGAGGCGGAGCGCTGGCTCATCGAGCAGGGCAAGTGA
- a CDS encoding discoidin domain-containing protein, with protein MAATVASLCALSPSVAQAAAIGEANTTIFGPKVYVFDPTMPAADITGVANSIYAGLESNEFSSDRYALLFKPGSYNVTFNVGFYTHVAGLGQNPDNVTINGGVNVNADWDNGNATRNFWRALENFAVAPTNGQTQIAVSQAAPLRRLHIKGELHLFDFDNNWNAGWASGGFLADSLVDGLVVPASQQQWFSRNSKWSAWNNAVWNMVFVGSNNTPAATFPEPPYTVIERTPIIREKPYLYITNAGQYAVFVPALQTNTQGVSWANGSTPGQSLSIDQFHIARPETATAASLNTALSQGKHLLFTPGIYHLSDTIRVNNPNTVVLGIGLATLIPDTGKAAMAIADVAGVKVAGLTFDAGPVNSPTILEVGPTGASANNSANPISLHDITVRTGGASVGRYDVGVKINSNYVIGDHFWLWRADHGAGAAWTTNVSKNGLVVNGANVTLYGVFNEHHNEYQTIWNGNGGRLYFYQSEIPYDVPNQPVWMSKNGTVNGWASYKVADSVTSHEAWGLGVYSYFRDAPVKLHSAIEVPNVAGVKLHSMTTIWLNGVAGSEITHVVNNLGGRVYGNTPAGAMRQTVTEFSGTGAGDTQAPTAPASLRATAVSSSQINLAWTASTDNVGVSGYDIYRGGALVGSSATASYSDTGLTGSTVYSYTVRAKDAAGNVSAVSNTASATTQPGGSTGAALVRTGWTATSSPTSGEPASALLDGNMGSRWTTGAPMAPGQSITVDMKAAKSFNKIVLDSTGSDLDYARGYEVHVSNDGTSWGSAIATGTGTGPVLTVTFTARSARYIRVTQTGTNSSWWSAREFNVYY; from the coding sequence GTGGCTGCCACGGTCGCGAGCCTGTGCGCGCTGTCTCCCAGCGTTGCCCAGGCGGCGGCGATTGGAGAGGCCAATACAACCATCTTTGGTCCCAAGGTCTATGTCTTTGACCCGACCATGCCCGCGGCGGACATCACCGGCGTCGCCAACTCCATCTACGCCGGGCTGGAGTCCAACGAGTTCAGCAGCGACCGGTACGCGCTGCTCTTCAAGCCGGGCTCGTACAACGTCACGTTCAACGTGGGTTTCTATACCCACGTGGCCGGTCTGGGGCAGAACCCTGACAACGTCACCATCAACGGTGGCGTGAACGTGAACGCCGACTGGGACAACGGCAACGCCACGCGCAACTTCTGGCGCGCCCTGGAGAACTTCGCGGTCGCCCCCACGAACGGCCAGACGCAGATCGCCGTGTCCCAGGCGGCCCCCCTGCGCCGCCTGCACATCAAGGGCGAGCTGCACCTGTTCGACTTCGACAACAACTGGAACGCCGGCTGGGCCAGCGGCGGCTTCCTGGCCGACTCCCTGGTGGATGGCCTCGTGGTGCCGGCCTCCCAGCAGCAGTGGTTCTCCCGTAACAGCAAGTGGAGCGCCTGGAACAACGCGGTGTGGAACATGGTGTTCGTGGGCAGCAACAACACGCCGGCCGCCACGTTCCCCGAGCCGCCCTACACGGTCATCGAGCGCACGCCGATCATCCGGGAGAAGCCCTACCTCTACATCACCAACGCCGGGCAGTACGCCGTGTTCGTCCCGGCGCTGCAGACGAACACCCAGGGCGTCAGCTGGGCCAATGGCTCCACGCCGGGCCAGTCGCTCTCCATCGACCAGTTCCACATCGCCCGTCCGGAGACGGCCACCGCCGCCTCCCTCAACACGGCGCTGAGCCAGGGCAAGCACCTGCTGTTCACCCCCGGCATCTACCACCTGAGCGATACGATCCGGGTCAACAACCCCAACACCGTCGTGCTGGGCATCGGTCTGGCCACCCTCATCCCGGACACGGGCAAGGCGGCCATGGCCATCGCCGACGTGGCGGGCGTGAAGGTCGCCGGGCTGACGTTCGACGCGGGGCCGGTCAACTCGCCCACCATCCTGGAGGTGGGGCCCACGGGCGCTTCCGCCAACAACTCCGCCAACCCCATCTCGCTCCATGACATCACCGTGCGGACCGGTGGCGCCTCGGTGGGCCGGTATGACGTCGGCGTGAAGATCAACAGCAACTACGTCATCGGCGACCACTTCTGGCTGTGGCGCGCGGACCACGGTGCGGGCGCGGCGTGGACCACCAACGTCTCCAAGAACGGCCTGGTCGTCAACGGCGCCAACGTCACCCTGTATGGCGTGTTCAACGAGCACCACAACGAATACCAGACGATCTGGAACGGCAACGGCGGCCGTCTGTACTTCTACCAGTCCGAGATTCCCTACGATGTGCCCAACCAGCCGGTGTGGATGAGCAAGAATGGCACCGTGAACGGCTGGGCCTCGTACAAGGTCGCCGACTCGGTGACGAGCCACGAGGCCTGGGGCCTGGGCGTGTACTCCTACTTCCGGGACGCGCCCGTGAAGCTCCACAGCGCCATCGAGGTTCCCAACGTCGCGGGCGTCAAGCTGCACAGCATGACGACCATCTGGCTGAACGGAGTGGCCGGCAGTGAAATCACCCACGTCGTCAACAACCTCGGGGGCCGGGTGTATGGAAACACCCCCGCTGGGGCCATGCGCCAGACGGTCACCGAGTTCTCGGGAACCGGTGCGGGCGACACCCAGGCGCCGACGGCTCCGGCGAGCCTGCGGGCCACGGCGGTGTCCAGCAGCCAGATCAACCTGGCCTGGACCGCCTCGACCGACAACGTGGGCGTCAGCGGCTATGACATCTACCGCGGCGGGGCGCTGGTGGGCTCCTCCGCCACGGCGTCTTACAGCGACACGGGGCTGACGGGCTCGACGGTGTACAGCTACACGGTGCGGGCGAAGGACGCGGCCGGCAACGTGTCTGCGGTCAGCAACACCGCCAGCGCCACCACGCAGCCCGGTGGCTCCACGGGCGCGGCGCTGGTGCGCACCGGTTGGACCGCCACCTCGTCGCCCACGAGCGGCGAGCCCGCCAGCGCCCTGCTGGATGGCAACATGGGCTCGCGCTGGACCACGGGCGCGCCGATGGCGCCTGGCCAGTCGATCACCGTGGACATGAAGGCGGCCAAGAGCTTCAACAAGATCGTCCTGGATTCCACCGGAAGCGATCTGGACTATGCCCGCGGCTACGAGGTGCACGTGTCCAACGACGGGACGAGCTGGGGCTCGGCGATCGCCACGGGCACCGGCACCGGGCCCGTGCTCACGGTCACCTTCACCGCGCGCTCCGCCCGCTACATCCGGGTGACGCAGACCGGGACGAACTCGAGCTGGTGGTCCGCCCGCGAGTTCAACGTCTACTACTAA